AACCACCCGATGATGACCAGCGACCTCGGCGACCGCTACGGCGTCGTCAGCTGCTACAACTCGCTGCTCGTCGGCGGCGGCGCCCACACCCTGGTGCGGCTCAACCTCAAGGAGGTCGTGCTGCGCACCGACGGCGGAGCGGCGGCGTTCCTCGACGAGACGCTGCCCGAGTACGTCGCACTCGCCGGTGAGCTGGCGGCTGCGCGGATCCGTCACCTGGTCGAGCAGGCCAGGTTCTACGAGCACTCCTGGCTGGTCGACGAAGGCCTCGTCGACCCCACGCGATTCACCGCAATGTTCGGAGTGGTCGGCCTGGCGGAGGCAGTTGACATGCTGCAGGAGCGCGAGGGTCGCACGGGGACGTACGGCCATGACGACGAGGCCAACGCGCTGGCACAGAGGGCGGTCGAGCGCGTCGCCCGTCTGGTGGCCGAGCACGAGCTGCCGCACTGCGAGGCGACCGGCGGGCGGGCCCTGCTGCACAGTCAGGCCGGTCTCGACTCGGACGACGGGTTCACCGCCGGCACCCGCATCCCGGTCGGCACCGAGCCGCCGCTCCTCCAGCACCTGCTGACCGTGGCGCCCCTGCACCGGTGGTTCCCGTCCGGGGTCAGTGACGTGCTCGCGTTCGACGAGACCGCGGTGCGCAACCCGCAGGCCTGCGTCGACGTCATCCGTGGTGCGTTCGCCGAGGGGATGCGAGACGTGACGTTCAACCTCGACAGCAACGACTTCGTGCGCATCACCGGCTACCTGGTGCGCAAGTCCGACCTGGCCAAGCTGTCCGAAGAGGGCGCCCGGCACAGCAGCACCTTCCTCGGCGCGGGGTCGATGCAGCGGTCCCACCTCGGCGACCGGGTGGCGAAGCGGGTGATCAGCGGTGAGTCCGGGGCTGGGCCTGGTCGCTGACGTCGTCCCCTTCAGCTGGGTCGACGGACCGGGCAACCGCTACGTGCTGTTCCTGCAGGGCTGCAACTTCGCCTGCTCGGCCTGCCACAATCCGCACACGATCCCGCTCGCGACCTCGCGCGCCAGGATGGTG
The Actinomycetes bacterium genome window above contains:
- a CDS encoding YjjI family glycine radical enzyme — protein: MRLEELQHAVRGAVEDPALTYRQRVQLLASLAENVMDPPPLSPAAQHALDKRVICDMYEGNAPYRPRYVLPDYGKALRQGSTFLELPPPAGLDEAIAFLLAMYANVPSITGYPVYLGNFDELLAPYVGELDDDTVYRVLRSLWVVLDRIMPDAFTHTNIGPEDSRLTRAVLRVAAELQQVVPNLTLRVDPERTPDDLVLEAVRTVFACGGPHFVNHPMMTSDLGDRYGVVSCYNSLLVGGGAHTLVRLNLKEVVLRTDGGAAAFLDETLPEYVALAGELAAARIRHLVEQARFYEHSWLVDEGLVDPTRFTAMFGVVGLAEAVDMLQEREGRTGTYGHDDEANALAQRAVERVARLVAEHELPHCEATGGRALLHSQAGLDSDDGFTAGTRIPVGTEPPLLQHLLTVAPLHRWFPSGVSDVLAFDETAVRNPQACVDVIRGAFAEGMRDVTFNLDSNDFVRITGYLVRKSDLAKLSEEGARHSSTFLGAGSMQRSHLGDRVAKRVISGESGAGPGR